One region of Permianibacter fluminis genomic DNA includes:
- a CDS encoding flagellar motor protein yields MDSLALIGFLLGLIAVLVGQLLEGGQLGALMNGPALLIVIGGTLGATLLQTPLKTFLHAFKMLRWVIRPPVLPFADGLRRLVNWSATARKEGLLGLEQLVDREDDIFARKGLAMLVDGGEPESIRGAMLTDLELQEQRQLQSARVFEAMGGYCPTLGIVGAVMGLIQVMGNLSDPSRLGSGIAVAFVATVYGVGFANLLFLPVANKLRALVLAQSQYREMLIEGIVAIAEGENPRVIENKLAGFVNPP; encoded by the coding sequence GTGGATTCTCTGGCACTGATAGGTTTCCTGCTTGGACTGATCGCGGTGCTGGTCGGTCAGCTGCTGGAAGGCGGTCAGCTGGGCGCGCTGATGAACGGTCCGGCGCTGCTGATCGTGATCGGCGGCACGCTCGGCGCCACGCTGTTGCAAACGCCACTGAAAACCTTTTTGCACGCGTTCAAAATGCTGCGCTGGGTGATCCGGCCGCCAGTGTTGCCGTTTGCCGATGGTTTGCGCCGCCTGGTCAACTGGAGTGCGACGGCGCGCAAGGAAGGTTTGCTCGGACTTGAGCAACTGGTGGATCGCGAAGACGATATTTTTGCCCGCAAAGGGCTGGCCATGTTGGTGGACGGCGGCGAGCCGGAAAGCATCCGCGGCGCCATGCTGACCGATCTGGAATTGCAAGAGCAGCGGCAACTGCAATCGGCGCGGGTGTTCGAAGCGATGGGCGGTTACTGTCCGACGCTCGGCATCGTTGGCGCGGTCATGGGGCTGATTCAGGTGATGGGCAACTTGAGTGACCCGTCGCGGCTCGGCAGCGGCATTGCCGTGGCGTTTGTTGCCACTGTCTACGGGGTCGGTTTTGCCAACCTGCTGTTTCTGCCGGTAGCCAACAAGCTGCGGGCACTGGTGCTGGCGCAAAGCCAGTACCGGGAAATGTTGATCGAAGGCATTGTCGCGATCGCGGAAGGGGAGAACCCGCGCGTCATCGAGAACAAGCTGGCCGGTTTCGTCAATCCGCCGTGA
- a CDS encoding protein-glutamate methylesterase/protein-glutamine glutaminase encodes MAVRVLVVDDSNFFCRRVVEILKSDPGIQVVGVANNGLEAVKKSAELKPDVITMDVEMPVMDGITATKQIVAQQSVAVLMLSSLTYEGARMTLDAMSAGAVDFLLKSYEDVQGNQSNTANLLREKVKAIGLQQQRRSGGAFRTAAPAPAATSSSSTPGSSTSSSPAPVAELRRPATAPTGAGSAPAPAARSTPAADSARPEPAKQTLRRGNTKLVAIGSSTGGPVALQQVLTPLPQNFPVPIVIAQHMPGTFTPAFAQRLDGLCNVRVKEAADGDVLQAGHVYLAPGGKQMTLEGQGGQLRVRIRETDARLQYAPCVDVLFGSAANLLGGNVVAVVLTGMGADGREGSRLLRDKGSTIWSQDEASCVVYGMPQAVAAAGISHQVVALTEIGRRLAAEI; translated from the coding sequence ATGGCTGTGCGGGTACTGGTAGTTGATGACTCCAATTTTTTCTGCCGGCGGGTCGTCGAGATTCTGAAATCGGATCCGGGCATCCAGGTCGTCGGGGTGGCCAACAATGGTCTCGAAGCGGTAAAGAAATCCGCTGAACTGAAGCCCGATGTCATCACCATGGATGTCGAGATGCCGGTCATGGATGGCATCACCGCGACCAAACAGATCGTTGCCCAGCAATCGGTCGCCGTGTTGATGCTGTCATCGCTGACCTATGAAGGCGCCCGCATGACGCTGGATGCGATGTCAGCCGGCGCCGTCGATTTTCTGCTGAAAAGTTACGAAGACGTTCAGGGCAATCAGTCCAATACCGCCAATCTGCTGCGCGAAAAAGTCAAAGCCATTGGCCTGCAACAGCAGCGCCGCAGCGGTGGCGCGTTTCGCACGGCTGCGCCGGCTCCGGCGGCGACTTCCAGTTCATCAACGCCTGGTTCATCAACCTCCAGTTCTCCGGCGCCGGTTGCCGAGTTGCGGCGGCCAGCCACGGCGCCAACGGGTGCTGGCAGTGCGCCAGCACCGGCAGCACGGTCCACACCAGCAGCCGACAGCGCTCGGCCTGAGCCGGCGAAACAAACACTGCGTCGCGGCAACACCAAACTGGTAGCGATCGGTTCTTCCACCGGCGGTCCCGTTGCCTTGCAGCAGGTGCTGACGCCACTGCCACAAAATTTTCCGGTGCCGATTGTCATTGCCCAGCATATGCCGGGCACGTTCACGCCAGCCTTTGCCCAGCGACTCGATGGTTTGTGCAATGTCCGGGTCAAGGAAGCCGCCGATGGCGATGTCCTGCAAGCCGGTCATGTTTATCTGGCGCCGGGTGGCAAACAAATGACGCTGGAAGGACAAGGCGGGCAGCTACGGGTGCGCATTCGGGAAACCGACGCCCGGCTGCAGTACGCGCCTTGCGTTGATGTGCTGTTTGGTTCGGCGGCCAATTTGCTCGGTGGCAATGTGGTGGCGGTCGTGCTGACCGGCATGGGTGCGGACGGTCGTGAAGGTTCGCGCTTGTTGCGTGACAAAGGCAGCACGATTTGGTCGCAGGACGAAGCGAGCTGCGTCGTTTACGGCATGCCGCAAGCGGTTGCTGCGGCCGGCATCAGTCATCAGGTGGTCGCGCTGACCGAAATCGGACGTCGGCTGGCGGCGGAGATCTGA
- a CDS encoding chemotaxis protein CheA encodes MALDADEEILQDFLVEAGEILELLSEQLVKLERSPDDLPLLNAIFRGFHTVKGGAGFLKLTALVEVCHLGENIFDKLRNQELRANAQIMDQVLQVLDVVNRMFDEVRGGNEPVPADPAFLEALHACAEGKMTAEAAPVAAAEPAPAPAPVAASAPAPAAAAKPAASGDITDAEFESLLDELQGSKAAAPASKPAATAPAASAGSGDISDQEFDALLDSLHGKGKAPVVAATATPATTSATTSAAKPAAGGDTISDDEFDKLLDQLDAQKKSGAAPAAPAAKPAAPAAKAADKPAKASAAKSADAGKAAGKAGETISDNEFDDLLDQLHGKGKAPTPVAPAARAPAATPAPAPAAAAATPAAATATAAAGAAPAAAGEAMAQAETTVRVDTKRLDDIMNLVGELVLVRNRLLTLANAVGNEDLGKAVQNLDVVTSDLQGAVMQTRMQPIKKVFGRFPRVVRDLARSLKKEINLELIGEETDLDKNMVEALADPLVHLVRNAVDHGIEMPDEREKSGKDRTGKIILSAAQEGDHILLEIRDDGKGMDPAMLRRKAVEKGLMDQDQAERLSDVEAFNLIFMAGFSTKAEVSEISGRGVGMDVVKTRISQLNGSVSVLSEVGKGSLIQVKLPLTLAILPTLMVSVHKQVFALPLASVNEIFHLDLTKTNVVDGQLTLVVRGKALPLFHLEEWLVRGAVRNTKRREGFVVIAQIGSQRVGFVVDALIGQQEVVIKPLGKSLQGTPGMAGATITSDGGIALILDMPALLKQYARRSAA; translated from the coding sequence ATGGCCCTTGATGCTGATGAGGAAATTCTCCAGGACTTTCTGGTCGAGGCCGGCGAGATTCTGGAGCTGTTGTCGGAGCAATTGGTCAAGCTGGAGCGCAGTCCGGATGATCTGCCGTTGCTCAATGCGATCTTCCGCGGCTTTCATACGGTCAAAGGTGGCGCCGGGTTTCTGAAACTGACCGCGCTGGTCGAAGTGTGCCACCTCGGCGAAAACATTTTTGACAAGCTACGTAATCAAGAGCTGCGCGCCAACGCCCAGATCATGGACCAGGTGCTGCAGGTACTGGACGTGGTCAACCGCATGTTTGATGAAGTGCGCGGCGGCAATGAACCGGTTCCTGCGGATCCGGCTTTTCTCGAAGCGCTGCACGCCTGTGCCGAAGGCAAAATGACGGCCGAAGCGGCACCGGTCGCGGCGGCTGAGCCTGCACCGGCACCTGCGCCGGTAGCGGCATCAGCTCCGGCACCCGCTGCGGCGGCCAAACCGGCGGCAAGCGGTGACATTACCGACGCCGAATTTGAAAGCCTGCTGGACGAGTTGCAGGGCAGCAAAGCCGCGGCACCGGCAAGCAAGCCGGCGGCAACGGCGCCGGCTGCAAGTGCCGGTTCTGGCGATATTTCGGATCAGGAATTCGACGCGCTGCTCGATTCGCTGCACGGCAAAGGCAAAGCGCCGGTGGTCGCGGCGACAGCGACGCCAGCAACTACATCCGCAACAACATCCGCCGCAAAACCGGCTGCCGGCGGCGACACGATTTCGGACGACGAATTCGACAAGCTGCTTGATCAGCTAGATGCGCAGAAAAAATCTGGCGCGGCACCCGCGGCCCCCGCAGCAAAGCCGGCCGCACCGGCTGCCAAAGCGGCAGACAAACCCGCCAAGGCGAGCGCCGCGAAATCGGCGGATGCTGGCAAGGCCGCTGGCAAAGCCGGCGAGACCATTTCCGATAACGAATTTGATGATTTGCTGGATCAGCTGCACGGCAAAGGCAAAGCGCCGACACCAGTCGCACCCGCTGCGCGGGCACCTGCAGCAACACCAGCTCCGGCACCTGCCGCCGCAGCGGCAACACCCGCCGCTGCCACAGCAACGGCTGCTGCCGGTGCCGCTCCGGCGGCAGCTGGCGAAGCCATGGCGCAAGCGGAGACGACCGTCCGGGTCGATACCAAGCGCCTTGATGACATCATGAATCTGGTCGGCGAGCTTGTGCTGGTGCGCAACCGGTTGCTGACGTTGGCCAATGCGGTTGGCAACGAGGATTTGGGCAAGGCGGTGCAGAATCTGGATGTTGTCACCTCCGATCTGCAAGGCGCCGTGATGCAGACCCGGATGCAGCCGATCAAGAAAGTGTTCGGCCGGTTCCCGCGGGTCGTGCGCGATCTGGCGCGCAGCCTCAAGAAAGAAATCAATCTGGAGTTGATCGGCGAAGAAACCGATCTCGACAAGAACATGGTCGAGGCGCTGGCCGATCCGCTGGTCCACCTGGTTCGCAACGCGGTGGATCACGGCATTGAAATGCCGGATGAGCGCGAAAAATCCGGCAAGGATCGCACCGGCAAGATCATTTTGTCCGCAGCGCAGGAAGGTGATCACATCCTGCTCGAGATCCGCGATGACGGCAAAGGCATGGACCCGGCAATGCTGCGTCGGAAAGCGGTGGAAAAGGGCTTGATGGATCAAGATCAGGCCGAGCGCTTGAGTGATGTCGAAGCGTTCAATCTGATTTTCATGGCGGGCTTTTCCACCAAAGCCGAGGTCTCGGAAATATCCGGTCGCGGTGTCGGCATGGATGTGGTGAAAACCCGCATCTCACAACTCAATGGTTCGGTGTCGGTGTTGTCGGAAGTCGGCAAGGGCAGTCTGATTCAAGTCAAGCTGCCACTGACGCTGGCGATTCTGCCGACCCTGATGGTCAGCGTGCACAAGCAGGTGTTTGCTTTGCCGCTGGCCAGCGTCAACGAAATTTTCCATCTCGATCTGACCAAGACCAACGTGGTTGATGGCCAGTTGACCCTCGTGGTGCGTGGCAAGGCATTGCCCTTGTTCCATCTGGAAGAGTGGCTGGTGCGCGGCGCCGTGCGCAACACCAAACGTCGCGAAGGTTTTGTCGTCATTGCCCAGATCGGTTCGCAGCGCGTCGGGTTTGTTGTTGATGCCTTGATTGGCCAGCAGGAGGTGGTGATCAAACCCTTGGGCAAATCCCTGCAGGGTACGCCGGGCATGGCCGGTGCGACGATTACCTCGGATGGTGGCATCGCCCTGATTCTGGATATGCCGGCATTGCTCAAACAATACGCGCGCCGCAGTGCGGCGTGA
- a CDS encoding protein phosphatase CheZ, which translates to MDTDNNEQWSQKVLGQAKELVQLLESGQHDAAQSLLDQMRGERDVNLFSEIGKLTRQLHEALISFQLDNKITSFAAHDIPDARERLNYVITMTEQAANRTMDGLERCMPLVTQLNHQASEFRGKMQKLLRREMQPGEFRILCDDLVAHFEGTEKQLSDVQHTLNDVMLAQDYQDLTGQVIRRVISLVHDVEGSLVELVKMFGSMTEMASAASEPGKPEVTKGVEGPIIDKTRQDAVHGQDDVDALLSSLGF; encoded by the coding sequence ATGGACACCGACAATAATGAGCAGTGGAGCCAGAAAGTGTTAGGACAAGCCAAAGAGCTGGTGCAATTGCTGGAGTCGGGCCAACACGATGCCGCCCAGTCATTGCTCGACCAGATGCGCGGTGAACGGGACGTCAATCTGTTTTCGGAAATCGGCAAGCTGACCCGGCAATTGCACGAAGCGCTGATCAGCTTTCAGCTCGACAACAAGATCACCAGTTTTGCCGCTCACGACATCCCGGATGCCCGTGAGCGGCTCAACTATGTGATCACGATGACCGAGCAGGCGGCCAACCGCACCATGGATGGCCTCGAGCGTTGCATGCCGCTGGTGACTCAGCTCAATCATCAAGCCAGCGAATTTCGCGGCAAGATGCAGAAGCTGCTGCGCCGGGAAATGCAGCCCGGTGAATTCCGCATTCTGTGTGACGATCTGGTCGCGCATTTCGAAGGCACGGAAAAGCAGTTAAGCGATGTCCAGCACACGCTCAATGACGTGATGCTGGCGCAGGATTATCAGGATCTGACCGGACAGGTGATCCGGCGCGTGATCAGTCTGGTGCACGACGTCGAAGGCAGTCTGGTCGAGTTGGTCAAGATGTTCGGCAGCATGACCGAAATGGCGTCAGCGGCGAGCGAACCCGGTAAACCGGAAGTGACCAAGGGTGTGGAAGGCCCGATCATAGACAAAACGCGCCAGGATGCTGTGCATGGGCAAGACGATGTCGATGCCCTGTTATCCAGTCTGGGCTTTTAA
- the cheY gene encoding chemotaxis response regulator CheY yields the protein MKILIVDDFSTMRRIIKNLLRDLGFTNTSEADDGATALPMLQNGNFDFLITDWNMPGMQGIDLLKTVRADPNLNTLPVLMVTAEAKREQIVEAAQSGVNGYIVKPFTAQTLEEKINKIFERIG from the coding sequence ATGAAGATTCTCATCGTCGACGATTTCTCGACCATGAGACGCATCATCAAGAACCTGTTGCGCGATCTGGGGTTCACCAATACCTCGGAAGCCGATGATGGTGCTACCGCACTGCCGATGCTGCAGAACGGTAACTTCGACTTTCTGATCACCGACTGGAATATGCCGGGCATGCAGGGCATTGATTTGCTCAAGACTGTCCGCGCCGATCCCAATCTCAATACCTTGCCGGTGTTGATGGTGACCGCTGAAGCCAAGCGTGAACAAATCGTCGAAGCGGCGCAGTCGGGCGTCAATGGTTACATCGTCAAACCGTTTACCGCCCAAACCCTGGAAGAAAAGATCAACAAGATTTTCGAGCGGATTGGCTAA
- a CDS encoding RNA polymerase sigma factor FliA, which produces MYETAQSPEELLNQYAPLVKRIAHHLLARLPANVQLDDLMQAGMIGLLEASRKYDFSKGASFETFVGIRIRGAMLDEVRRNDWLPRSVHRNGRRIAEATKAVEQRLGRDARDAEIAAEMQISLHEFQQLLADSSGGAVYGFDDVGLTDDLLAQQEGVHLAGPQEGVHDEAFRKDLAAAISQLPERERLVLALYYDEEMNLKEIGAVLGVSESRVCQISNQAMARLRGKLRDWN; this is translated from the coding sequence ATGTACGAAACTGCCCAATCCCCCGAGGAATTGCTTAACCAGTACGCGCCACTGGTCAAACGCATTGCCCACCATTTGCTGGCTCGCTTGCCGGCAAATGTGCAACTCGACGACCTGATGCAGGCCGGCATGATCGGCTTGCTGGAGGCGTCGCGCAAATACGATTTCAGCAAGGGCGCCAGCTTTGAGACCTTTGTTGGCATCCGCATCCGTGGCGCCATGCTGGACGAGGTGCGTCGCAACGACTGGCTGCCGCGCTCGGTCCATCGCAATGGCCGGCGCATTGCCGAGGCCACCAAGGCGGTTGAGCAGCGGCTTGGCCGGGATGCGCGCGATGCCGAAATCGCCGCGGAAATGCAGATCAGCCTGCACGAATTTCAACAGCTGCTGGCCGACAGCAGCGGCGGGGCGGTCTATGGTTTTGATGATGTCGGCCTGACTGACGATTTATTGGCGCAGCAGGAAGGGGTTCATCTCGCCGGTCCGCAGGAAGGGGTTCATGACGAGGCGTTCCGCAAGGATTTGGCCGCTGCCATCAGCCAGCTGCCGGAGCGGGAGAGACTGGTACTCGCGCTATACTATGATGAGGAAATGAACCTGAAGGAAATCGGGGCCGTCTTGGGGGTCAGCGAGTCGCGGGTCTGCCAGATCAGCAACCAGGCCATGGCCCGGCTGCGTGGCAAATTGCGTGACTGGAACTGA
- a CDS encoding MinD/ParA family protein has protein sequence MIQARPVKVISVTGGKGGVGKTSVTVNLAVALAEQGHAVMVLDADLGLANIDVMLGLHAGRNLSHVISGECDIPDILLDGPGGIKIVPASSGTQAMAQLSPAEHAGLIRAFSQIGHQIDYLLIDTAAGISDTVISFTQASQDVLFVVCDEPTSLTDAYALMKILNRDHKMARFRLLANMVRSPQEGRDLYAKLTRVTDKYLDVTLDYIGAIPFDENVRKAIRKQRPVVDAFPRSPAALAYRQLVKKVESWPLPQTPGGHIEFFMERLVQMSNQAALSETGS, from the coding sequence ATGATACAGGCACGGCCGGTCAAGGTGATTTCGGTTACCGGCGGAAAGGGCGGCGTCGGCAAGACCAGCGTCACGGTCAATCTGGCGGTCGCGCTGGCCGAGCAGGGCCATGCGGTCATGGTGCTGGATGCTGACCTCGGTCTGGCCAACATCGACGTGATGCTCGGTTTGCATGCCGGCCGCAATCTGTCTCATGTGATCAGCGGCGAATGCGACATTCCGGACATCCTGCTCGATGGCCCCGGTGGCATCAAGATTGTGCCGGCTTCCAGTGGCACCCAGGCCATGGCGCAGCTGAGCCCGGCCGAACACGCCGGACTGATTCGGGCGTTTAGCCAAATCGGCCACCAGATTGATTATTTGTTGATCGATACCGCGGCCGGCATTTCCGACACCGTGATCAGTTTTACCCAGGCTTCGCAGGATGTCTTGTTCGTGGTCTGTGACGAGCCGACCTCGCTGACCGACGCCTATGCGCTGATGAAGATCCTGAACCGCGACCACAAAATGGCGCGGTTCCGTCTGCTCGCCAACATGGTCCGCAGTCCGCAGGAAGGTCGCGATCTGTACGCCAAGCTGACCCGGGTCACCGACAAGTATCTGGATGTGACGCTCGATTACATCGGCGCCATTCCGTTTGACGAAAACGTGCGCAAGGCCATCCGCAAACAGCGACCGGTGGTCGATGCGTTTCCGCGTTCGCCGGCGGCGCTGGCCTACCGGCAACTGGTCAAGAAAGTGGAAAGCTGGCCCCTGCCGCAAACGCCCGGTGGCCACATCGAATTTTTCATGGAGCGCCTGGTGCAGATGTCCAACCAGGCGGCACTGTCAGAAACGGGTAGCTGA
- the flhF gene encoding flagellar biosynthesis protein FlhF has protein sequence MQIRRFFAKDMRNALAEVSRELGPDAAILSSRRIGGGVELLAAIDYDPSVLSTAVPRSVDARNSASSDGASETMTESLAPAAAKRAPAADKAQATSKKTPFEAFLELAERQSAQASDDAHAAEVAVPPRERSRTERNRQLPAKDAGRKFQSAPAGQTKTAASRRMTRFDADHEAMVARAATSAEKARRPDGADTDQMPNAPRSQQAGLQHNERQDLQADWPGPNAAPAGLRDLQEEVRQLRGLMQEQLQGLAWRDLKQRQPLRAMLTKRLAALELSPRLREVYASAEGRDVEQALATAYAAIARDIVNSDDAMLDQGGIYAFVGATGVGKTTTIAKLAARFALRHGAGSVALISTDSFRIAGHDQLATYARLIGCAVRTADSAASLQSALDSFVDRRLILIDTAGMSQRDARLAEQLAALASARYPVKQVLVLSATAQRAILQESVKQFGQRRVHGAILTKLDETTSLGAVLTVLLESRLPLMASCDGQRVPEDLRSLRGAQLVDRALKLAEQFRDGPDEWLMAQELPVGRGLAAQVAANPAKVTAHAGI, from the coding sequence ATGCAAATTCGCCGCTTTTTTGCCAAAGACATGCGCAATGCGCTGGCTGAAGTCAGCCGCGAGCTGGGCCCGGATGCGGCGATTTTGTCGAGCCGCCGGATTGGCGGTGGCGTCGAGTTGCTGGCCGCCATTGATTACGACCCGTCGGTGTTGAGCACAGCGGTTCCGCGCAGCGTTGATGCGCGCAATAGCGCGTCCTCTGATGGGGCATCTGAAACGATGACCGAATCCCTTGCGCCGGCCGCAGCAAAGCGTGCGCCAGCCGCTGACAAGGCACAAGCGACCAGCAAGAAGACACCATTTGAAGCCTTTCTTGAGTTGGCAGAGCGGCAATCCGCGCAAGCATCGGACGATGCTCACGCCGCCGAAGTTGCCGTGCCGCCGCGCGAGCGTAGCCGCACCGAACGCAATCGCCAACTGCCGGCAAAAGATGCCGGTCGGAAATTTCAGTCTGCACCGGCAGGCCAGACCAAGACCGCTGCCAGTCGGCGTATGACCCGGTTCGACGCTGACCACGAAGCGATGGTTGCCCGCGCTGCGACGTCTGCCGAAAAAGCGCGCCGCCCGGACGGTGCTGACACTGATCAGATGCCAAACGCGCCACGCAGCCAGCAAGCCGGCCTTCAGCACAATGAGCGTCAAGACTTGCAGGCCGATTGGCCGGGTCCAAATGCCGCGCCGGCAGGCTTGCGTGATCTGCAGGAAGAAGTCCGGCAGTTGCGCGGTTTGATGCAGGAGCAATTGCAGGGTCTCGCTTGGCGCGATTTGAAGCAGCGGCAGCCGCTGCGCGCGATGCTGACCAAACGGTTGGCCGCGCTGGAGCTGTCACCGCGGCTGCGCGAGGTGTATGCCAGTGCCGAAGGCCGTGATGTCGAACAGGCGTTGGCAACGGCCTATGCGGCGATCGCCCGCGATATCGTCAACAGCGATGACGCCATGCTCGATCAAGGCGGCATTTATGCCTTTGTTGGTGCCACCGGCGTTGGCAAGACCACGACCATTGCCAAACTGGCAGCGCGATTTGCCCTGCGTCACGGCGCCGGCAGCGTTGCCCTGATTAGCACCGACAGTTTCCGTATTGCCGGTCACGATCAGCTGGCGACCTATGCACGATTGATTGGCTGCGCGGTGCGCACCGCCGACAGTGCCGCCAGTTTGCAAAGCGCGCTCGACAGTTTTGTCGACCGCCGGCTGATCCTGATCGACACCGCCGGCATGAGCCAGCGCGATGCCCGACTGGCCGAGCAACTGGCCGCACTGGCCAGCGCCCGTTACCCGGTCAAACAGGTTCTGGTGCTGTCGGCGACCGCACAACGGGCGATTTTGCAGGAAAGCGTCAAGCAATTCGGTCAGCGCCGTGTGCATGGCGCAATCTTGACTAAACTGGATGAAACCACGTCGCTGGGTGCGGTCCTGACGGTACTGCTGGAGAGCCGGCTGCCGCTGATGGCGAGCTGTGACGGCCAGCGGGTGCCGGAGGATCTGCGGTCCTTGCGCGGTGCCCAACTGGTCGACCGGGCGCTGAAGCTGGCCGAACAATTCCGCGACGGCCCGGACGAATGGCTGATGGCGCAAGAACTTCCGGTCGGCCGGGGGTTGGCGGCTCAGGTGGCGGCCAACCCAGCCAAGGTGACCGCCCATGCTGGCATTTGA
- the flhA gene encoding flagellar biosynthesis protein FlhA encodes MADAAAVPGVRRMNLTGLGTPAVVLLILAMMTLPLPTLALDVLFSFNIAMALIVMLVSVYVLRPLDFAAFPTVLLVTTLMRLALNVGSTRVVLMEGHHGPAAAGAVIEAFGSVLVGGNYAVGIVVFAIFIIINFVVITKGAGRISEVSARFTLDAMPGKQMAIDADLNAGLINQDEARTRRAEVAQEADFYGAMDGASKFVRGDAVAGILVLFINLLGGIAIGTLQHDLSFADAARFYALLTIGDGLVAQIPALLLSTSAAIMVTRQNSTQDMAAQMMSQLFREPKALEITGYVLITMGLVPGMPHLAFLFLGVGCVLLARRVKKKAAQAALMARVAAAQPAPVATAPELKELGWDDVAQVDPIGLEVGYRLIPLVDKAQDGKLMARIKGVRKKLSQDLGFLVPPVHIRDNLDLPPSGYRITLMGVNIGEADIFVDRELAINPGQVFGDLQGTTTKDPAFGLPAVWIDRNTREHAQALGYTVVDASTVVATHLSQILQTHASELLGHEEVEQLLKQLAKSAPKLVEQLTPQALPLSIVVRVLQNLLREQVPIRDLRTIAETLIEHAGRTQDTVALTGACRVALARLIVQNINGLAAELPVITLEPSLEQLLQKSLQIAGDEGAIEPGLAERLQRSLLDAGQRQEMSGQPSVLLTSPGLRPTLARFARFVSPGMHVLSYQEIPENKQVKIVATVG; translated from the coding sequence GCGTTTCCGACTGTGCTGCTGGTTACGACGCTGATGCGCCTGGCGCTCAACGTAGGTTCGACCCGGGTGGTGCTGATGGAAGGCCACCACGGTCCGGCGGCGGCCGGTGCGGTGATCGAAGCCTTTGGCTCGGTGCTGGTCGGCGGCAATTACGCCGTCGGCATCGTCGTGTTTGCCATCTTCATCATCATCAACTTTGTCGTGATCACCAAAGGTGCCGGCCGCATTTCGGAAGTCAGCGCCCGGTTTACCTTGGACGCCATGCCGGGCAAACAGATGGCAATCGATGCCGATCTGAATGCCGGCCTCATCAATCAGGATGAAGCCCGTACCCGGCGTGCCGAAGTGGCCCAGGAAGCCGATTTCTACGGGGCAATGGACGGTGCTTCCAAGTTTGTCCGCGGTGATGCCGTCGCCGGCATTCTGGTGCTGTTCATCAACCTGCTGGGTGGCATCGCCATCGGCACCTTGCAGCACGATTTGTCATTTGCCGACGCCGCTCGTTTCTACGCCTTGCTGACCATCGGCGATGGCTTGGTCGCACAAATTCCGGCGCTGTTGCTGTCGACCTCGGCGGCCATCATGGTGACCCGGCAAAACAGTACGCAGGACATGGCGGCACAGATGATGTCGCAACTGTTCCGCGAGCCGAAGGCACTGGAGATTACCGGTTATGTCCTGATCACGATGGGCCTGGTGCCCGGCATGCCGCATCTGGCGTTTTTGTTCCTCGGTGTTGGCTGCGTTTTGCTGGCGCGCAGGGTCAAGAAAAAAGCCGCGCAAGCCGCGCTGATGGCGCGCGTTGCGGCGGCGCAGCCGGCGCCGGTCGCCACCGCGCCCGAGCTCAAGGAACTGGGTTGGGATGATGTTGCCCAGGTGGATCCGATTGGGCTGGAAGTGGGTTATCGTCTGATTCCGTTGGTCGATAAGGCGCAAGACGGCAAGCTGATGGCCCGCATCAAAGGCGTGCGGAAAAAGCTGTCGCAGGATCTGGGATTTCTGGTGCCGCCAGTGCACATCCGCGACAACCTGGATCTGCCGCCAAGCGGGTATCGCATCACGCTGATGGGTGTCAACATCGGCGAAGCCGATATTTTTGTCGACCGCGAACTGGCGATCAATCCCGGCCAGGTCTTCGGTGATCTGCAAGGCACCACCACCAAAGATCCCGCGTTCGGTTTGCCTGCAGTCTGGATCGATCGCAATACCCGCGAGCACGCGCAAGCGCTCGGCTATACCGTGGTCGATGCCTCGACCGTGGTCGCAACGCATCTGTCGCAGATTCTGCAAACCCATGCCTCGGAATTGCTCGGCCATGAAGAAGTCGAGCAGCTGTTGAAGCAGCTGGCGAAATCGGCGCCGAAACTCGTTGAGCAACTGACGCCGCAGGCGCTGCCGCTGTCGATTGTCGTGCGCGTGCTGCAGAACCTGCTGCGCGAACAGGTACCGATCCGCGATTTGCGCACCATCGCCGAAACACTGATCGAACATGCCGGCCGCACCCAGGATACGGTCGCGTTGACCGGCGCCTGCCGAGTCGCGCTGGCTCGGCTGATCGTGCAGAACATCAACGGTTTGGCGGCGGAATTGCCGGTGATTACGCTGGAGCCGTCACTGGAGCAATTGCTGCAGAAATCACTGCAGATTGCTGGCGATGAAGGTGCCATCGAGCCGGGTCTCGCCGAACGGTTGCAGCGATCCCTGCTTGATGCCGGTCAGCGTCAGGAGATGTCCGGGCAACCCTCGGTATTGCTGACTTCGCCCGGTTTGCGGCCAACACTGGCGCGCTTTGCCCGCTTTGTCAGTCCCGGCATGCACGTGCTGTCGTATCAAGAAATTCCGGAAAACAAGCAAGTGAAAATTGTCGCGACAGTGGGCTGA